A genome region from Haliotis asinina isolate JCU_RB_2024 chromosome 11, JCU_Hal_asi_v2, whole genome shotgun sequence includes the following:
- the LOC137255394 gene encoding probable G-protein coupled receptor B0563.6 — protein sequence MSTTTPGELATAMYENITPSIEMTTIVFPPEYHRLKTVIDFFNTYYIWVIFGFGFPGNLMSMCVIVSMSKRRLTTSFFYVAVLSVVDNITIILKIVENQSRSNMKELFDETGCQFLFFFGLTCAAFANWILIIISAERLTAVAFPMKVALIWSLKRAVGVIVCLFVFLSLVHGHIFATVTYHSNYTCTVKEQFQEYMHPYWYFTSSTVYAFLPATCLILFNVLIILLLRRSSAQRQNMLSQGDPSLLEARRQDRQVTIMLVTLAVTFLILTIPRCISVIAFTSMCTNNMDVMCTTRRQLFSTLTTQIADTNHAINFYLYFMTGRRFREYFLKFFKCRGLMYMKVSSSNTHVSELPLTESRI from the coding sequence ATGTCCACTACAACGCCAGGGGAACTGGCTACAGCCATGTATGAAAACATCACGCCGTCCATCGAGATGACAACCATTGTGTTTCCACCAGAATACCACAGACTTAAAACAGTGATTGATTTCTTCAACACGTATTATATCTGGGTCATATTCGGTTTTGGATTTCCTGGGAATCTGATGAGTATGTGTGTCATCGTTAGCATGTCAAAGCGAAGATTAACAACATCATTCTTCTACGTTGCAGTTCTTTCCGTCGTAGACAATATTACAATCATTCTGAAAATCGTTGAAAATCAGTCTCGAAGTAACATGAAGGAGTTATTTGATGAAACCGGGTGtcagtttttatttttctttggtTTAACATGTGCAGCATTTGCAAACTGGATTCTGATAATAATATCCGCAGAAAGGTTAACAGCAGTGGCGTTTCCAATGAAAGTGGCTCTCATCTGGTCCTTGAAGAGGGCTGTAGGCGtcatagtttgtttgtttgtgttcctCAGCCTCGTCCACGGTCACATCTTCGCCACTGTCACCTATCACAGTAACTACACATGTACGGTCAAGGAACAGTTCCAAGAATACATGCACCCCTACTGGTACTTCACCAGTTCTACGGTTTACGCATTCCTCCCTGCCACATGTCTGATACTTTTCAACGTCCTCATCATTCTTTTGCTTAGAAGGTCATCCGCTCAGCGACAGAACATGCTGTCCCAAGGCGACCCCTCCCTCTTAGAAGCACGTCGCCAGGACCGGCAAGTCACAATCATGCTCGTCACGCTCGCTGTCACCTTCCTAATCCTCACCATCCCGAGATGCATTTCTGTCATCGCATTCACCAGCATGTGTACAAACAACATGGACGTGATGTGTACTACACGGAGACAGCTGTTTAGCACTCTTACTACCCAAATTGCTGACACAAACCATGCCATCAACTTTTACTTGTATTTTATGACTGGGAGAAGGTTCCGGGAATATTTCTTGAAGTTTTTCAAGTGTAGAGGGTTAATGTATATGAAAGTGTCGAGTAGCAACACTCACGTGTCAGAACTGCCTCTCACAGAATCAAGGATTTGA